In one Steroidobacteraceae bacterium genomic region, the following are encoded:
- a CDS encoding CPBP family intramembrane glutamic endopeptidase: MRTLLIFIGLIALGFAAMALLSYPAWQLLHPHFDFAFHRIASRIGMLVLLLGMILAARPLGLRRRADFGYSGSARAFMGAVGRAFVLGVATMLPVVALMWWLDLRTFRDLDWHAASLLDLALSAALTGFAVALLEETLLRGALFTAMQRDSGTRFAIVATALLYAAAHFIGRVRIPADAVDAGSGIDVISGSLAAFASPLAIVDAFLALTALGLLLAWIRHLTGNIAACIGLHAGWVFINTAWRSASDVNPGANGAWLLSQHDGVVGYLVLGSTAVIAWLLTLIYRRAS; this comes from the coding sequence ATGCGTACCCTGCTCATTTTCATCGGCCTGATCGCGCTCGGCTTCGCCGCCATGGCGCTGCTGTCCTACCCGGCCTGGCAACTGCTGCATCCGCATTTCGATTTCGCGTTTCACCGCATTGCGAGCCGAATCGGCATGCTGGTGCTGCTGCTCGGAATGATTCTCGCCGCGCGGCCTCTCGGATTACGCCGACGCGCCGACTTCGGCTACTCCGGCAGCGCTCGCGCGTTCATGGGCGCCGTCGGCCGCGCATTCGTGCTGGGTGTGGCGACCATGCTGCCGGTGGTGGCGTTGATGTGGTGGCTCGATCTGCGCACATTTCGCGATCTCGACTGGCATGCGGCATCGCTACTCGACCTCGCGCTCAGCGCGGCCCTGACCGGCTTCGCCGTTGCCTTGCTCGAGGAGACGCTGTTGCGTGGCGCGCTGTTCACGGCCATGCAACGTGATAGCGGCACGCGTTTTGCCATCGTTGCGACGGCGCTCCTCTATGCGGCCGCGCATTTCATCGGCCGCGTGCGCATTCCCGCGGATGCAGTCGACGCCGGCAGCGGTATTGACGTGATCAGCGGCTCGCTCGCGGCCTTTGCATCGCCGCTCGCCATCGTCGATGCTTTCCTGGCACTGACGGCACTTGGGCTCCTTTTGGCATGGATACGCCACCTGACCGGAAATATCGCCGCCTGCATCGGTCTGCACGCCGGCTGGGTATTCATCAACACCGCCTGGCGCAGCGCGAGCGATGTCAATCCCGGAGCAAACGGCGCGTGGCTCCTCTCGCAGCACGATGGCGTTGTCGGCTACCTGGTGCTGGGCAGTACCGCTGTCATCGCCTGGCTTCTGACACTCATTTATCGACGCGCGAGCTGA
- a CDS encoding TraB/GumN family protein yields the protein MASGIARLGRRLAVLLCGLSAAGPTLADGAVYRLQGTKNTVYVAGSIHLLTADAAALPADMLQAYDDAEHLVMEIDMDDIDQQAVARFMSEQGHLPPARSLRDVIGAAAYVQLGRTSAQLGIPVEALDGLEPWVVALTIAQLSLLHAGFDPNAGVERQLAVLASRDGKDISGLETAEQQLSLLDALPARVQARFLQLTLAESDEIAGEASALIAAWQSGDLGRLEKLLLQEYKEFPELYAPLVRERNQRWIPAIRELLTRDDDYLVVVGALHLVGDDGLVRLMQRDGLAPQLMHQ from the coding sequence ATGGCTTCAGGGATTGCGCGACTCGGGCGGCGCCTGGCCGTCCTGCTCTGTGGCCTGAGCGCCGCGGGCCCGACGCTCGCCGACGGCGCCGTCTATCGGCTGCAGGGTACGAAGAACACGGTCTACGTCGCAGGCAGCATCCACCTCCTGACCGCGGACGCGGCGGCGCTTCCCGCGGACATGCTGCAGGCTTATGACGATGCCGAGCACCTGGTCATGGAAATTGACATGGACGACATCGATCAGCAGGCGGTGGCGCGGTTCATGAGCGAACAAGGTCATTTGCCGCCGGCGCGCAGTTTGCGCGACGTGATCGGCGCCGCGGCCTATGTGCAACTTGGCAGGACCAGCGCGCAACTCGGCATACCGGTCGAAGCGCTCGACGGACTGGAACCCTGGGTCGTGGCACTGACCATCGCGCAATTGTCATTGCTGCATGCAGGATTTGATCCGAATGCCGGGGTGGAGCGCCAGCTCGCAGTACTCGCCTCGCGCGATGGCAAGGATATCAGCGGTCTCGAGACGGCCGAGCAGCAACTGTCGTTGCTTGATGCGCTCCCTGCCAGGGTCCAGGCGCGTTTCCTGCAATTGACGCTGGCGGAATCCGACGAAATTGCCGGCGAAGCCTCCGCGCTCATCGCGGCCTGGCAGAGCGGCGATCTGGGTAGGCTCGAGAAACTGCTGCTGCAGGAGTACAAGGAATTTCCCGAACTCTATGCGCCGCTCGTGCGCGAACGCAATCAACGCTGGATACCTGCCATCCGCGAGCTGCTGACGCGCGATGATGACTATCTCGTCGTCGTCGGCGCACTGCACCTGGTAGGCGATGATGGCCTCGTGCGGCTCATGCAGCGGGATGGACTTGCGCCACAACTGATGCACCAATAG
- a CDS encoding metallophosphoesterase, which translates to MNNIPVIQFTDTHLHGDPDGSLRGVATLPALRAVLAHAAADIDAAELILVTGDIVQDDADGYRHFRDLFADFGKPVLCIPGNHDDVAAMRSQLRAAPFQTDGHIDLGEWRIALLDSTKMASAGGAVDAARLDVLARQCTSTDKHVLLCLHHQPVPMQSRWLDEVGLANADALLALAERNPNLRAMLWGHVHQAYDGRLGRIRLLATPSTCTQFLPHAENFAVDVRPPGYRRLRLCADGSIETEVVWLQGLRDSGGAWPSCSVA; encoded by the coding sequence ATGAACAACATCCCCGTCATCCAGTTCACGGACACGCATCTTCACGGCGACCCGGACGGGAGCCTGCGCGGCGTGGCCACCCTGCCTGCCCTGCGCGCGGTGCTCGCGCATGCCGCCGCGGATATCGACGCGGCCGAACTGATCCTGGTGACCGGCGATATCGTGCAGGATGATGCCGACGGCTACCGCCACTTCCGCGACCTGTTCGCAGACTTCGGCAAACCTGTCCTTTGCATACCAGGCAATCACGATGACGTGGCGGCCATGCGGTCGCAACTGCGCGCTGCCCCGTTCCAGACGGACGGGCACATCGATCTCGGCGAGTGGCGCATCGCGCTCCTCGACAGCACGAAGATGGCGAGTGCGGGCGGCGCGGTGGACGCAGCGCGGCTCGATGTTCTGGCCCGGCAATGCACATCCACCGACAAGCATGTGCTGTTGTGCCTGCATCACCAGCCGGTACCGATGCAAAGTCGCTGGCTGGACGAAGTCGGCCTCGCGAACGCGGACGCCTTGCTCGCGCTCGCCGAACGCAATCCCAACCTCCGTGCCATGCTCTGGGGTCATGTGCACCAGGCGTACGACGGCAGACTCGGCCGGATTCGCCTGCTCGCAACGCCCTCGACCTGCACGCAGTTCCTGCCGCATGCAGAGAATTTCGCCGTCGATGTACGCCCGCCCGGCTACCGCCGGCTTAGACTGTGCGCGGACGGCAGCATCGAAACGGAGGTCGTATGGCTTCAGGGATTGCGCGACTCGGGCGGCGCCTGGCCGTCCTGCTCTGTGGCCTGA
- the ahcY gene encoding adenosylhomocysteinase, producing the protein MSAVVQAAAKADHKVADLALADWGRKEIRIAETEMPGLMAIREEFAPTQPLRGARISGSLHMTIQTAVLIETLTALGAEVRWASCNIYSTQDHAAAAIAATGVPVFAYKGETLTEYWDYTHRIFTWPDGNFSNMILDDGGDATLLLHLGAKAEADSSLLAHASNEEEEALFASIKATLKRDPKWYSSRLAKVRGVTEETTTGVKRLYQMAKEGHLAFPAINVNDSVTKSKFDNLYGCRESLVDGIKRATDVMVAGKIAVVCGYGDVGKGSAQALRALSAQVWVTEIDPICALQAAMEGFRVVTMDYACDKADIFVTATGNFHVITAAHMQRMKDQAIVCNIGHFDNEIDVAGLRSFKWENVKPQVDQIIFPDGHRITLLAQGRLVNLGCATGHPSYVMSSSFANQTIAQIELWTNPDRYPVGVHVLPKHLDEKVARLQLTKLGAMLTELTDQQARYIGVAKQGPYKADHYRY; encoded by the coding sequence ATGAGCGCTGTTGTTCAGGCCGCCGCGAAGGCGGACCACAAGGTTGCGGACCTTGCACTGGCCGACTGGGGCCGCAAGGAAATCCGTATTGCCGAAACCGAAATGCCCGGGTTGATGGCCATTCGCGAAGAATTCGCGCCTACCCAGCCCTTGCGCGGTGCCCGCATCAGCGGGTCGCTGCACATGACCATCCAGACCGCGGTGCTGATCGAGACGCTGACCGCACTCGGCGCGGAAGTGCGCTGGGCGTCGTGCAATATCTATTCGACGCAGGACCACGCCGCGGCGGCGATCGCCGCGACTGGTGTGCCGGTCTTCGCCTACAAGGGCGAGACCCTCACGGAATACTGGGACTACACCCACCGGATCTTCACCTGGCCGGATGGCAATTTCAGCAACATGATCCTCGACGATGGTGGCGATGCGACCCTGCTGTTGCATCTCGGCGCGAAAGCCGAAGCGGACAGCTCACTGCTCGCACATGCATCCAACGAGGAAGAAGAAGCGTTGTTCGCCTCGATCAAGGCCACGCTCAAGCGCGATCCGAAGTGGTACTCCTCGCGCCTTGCGAAGGTGCGCGGTGTCACCGAGGAGACCACTACGGGCGTCAAGCGCCTCTACCAGATGGCGAAGGAAGGTCATCTCGCGTTCCCGGCGATCAATGTCAACGATTCGGTGACCAAATCGAAATTCGACAACCTCTACGGCTGTCGCGAATCGCTGGTCGATGGCATCAAGCGTGCCACCGACGTGATGGTCGCCGGCAAGATCGCCGTGGTCTGCGGCTATGGTGATGTCGGCAAGGGCTCGGCCCAGGCATTGCGCGCGCTGTCGGCGCAGGTCTGGGTGACCGAAATCGATCCGATCTGCGCCTTGCAGGCGGCGATGGAGGGCTTCCGGGTCGTCACCATGGACTACGCCTGCGACAAGGCCGACATCTTCGTAACCGCGACCGGCAACTTCCATGTCATCACTGCCGCCCACATGCAGCGCATGAAAGACCAGGCCATCGTCTGCAATATCGGGCACTTCGACAACGAAATCGATGTCGCCGGGTTGCGCTCCTTCAAGTGGGAGAACGTCAAGCCACAGGTCGACCAGATCATCTTCCCCGACGGCCACCGGATCACACTTCTGGCCCAGGGGCGCCTGGTGAACCTCGGTTGCGCGACCGGTCATCCGAGCTATGTCATGTCCTCGTCGTTCGCCAACCAGACGATCGCGCAGATCGAACTGTGGACCAATCCCGATCGCTACCCGGTCGGCGTGCACGTCCTGCCGAAGCACCTCGACGAAAAGGTTGCGAGGCTGCAATTGACCAAGCTCGGCGCAATGTTGACCGAACTGACCGACCAGCAAGCTCGCTACATAGGTGTCGCAAAACAGGGACCGTACAAGGCCGATCACTACCGCTACTGA
- the mpl gene encoding UDP-N-acetylmuramate:L-alanyl-gamma-D-glutamyl-meso-diaminopimelate ligase has protein sequence MHLHILGICGTFMGGVAALAKAAGHRVTGSDRNVYPPMSTQLRALGIELMEGFGADQLSLRPDVIVVGNVMSRGMPVIEAMLDAGQRYTSGPQWLAEHVLAGRWVLAVAGTHGKTTTSSMLAHILEYAGLAPGFLIGGVPGNFDSSARLGGGTFFVIEADEYDTAFFDKRAKFVHYSPRTALLNNLEFDHADIYPDVAAIQRQFHHLLRIVPPSGRVIWNGADRNLAAVLGMGLWSQAETFMVGEDGDGLSARLCGEDYSVFEVVAGGAVQARVEWQLMGRHNVANALGAMVAARHAGVPLPVAARALAEFSGVKRRMQLRGSVRGVEVYDDFAHHPTAIATSIDGLRRRNRGERVLAVLEPRSNTMRMGVHGTALATALSGADEVWLYAPADIGWDVRAAMGTLASPLKVLDNIDVLAVQLATAARAGDRVLIMSNGGFGGLHEKLLARLGTAERPS, from the coding sequence GTGCACCTGCACATACTGGGTATCTGCGGAACGTTCATGGGTGGTGTCGCCGCCCTTGCCAAGGCGGCGGGACATCGCGTGACGGGATCGGATCGCAACGTCTATCCGCCGATGAGCACGCAGTTGCGCGCGCTCGGCATCGAATTGATGGAAGGTTTCGGCGCCGACCAGCTTTCGTTGCGACCCGACGTGATCGTGGTTGGCAATGTCATGAGTCGCGGCATGCCGGTCATCGAGGCGATGCTCGATGCCGGACAGCGCTATACCTCCGGGCCACAATGGCTCGCGGAACACGTCCTGGCCGGGCGCTGGGTGCTTGCGGTTGCGGGCACGCATGGCAAGACGACGACTTCGAGCATGCTGGCGCACATCCTGGAGTATGCGGGCCTCGCGCCGGGATTCCTGATCGGCGGGGTGCCGGGCAATTTCGACTCCAGCGCCCGCCTCGGCGGGGGTACATTCTTCGTCATCGAGGCCGACGAATACGACACGGCCTTTTTCGACAAGCGCGCGAAGTTCGTCCATTACTCGCCGCGCACTGCGTTGCTCAATAATCTCGAATTCGACCACGCCGACATCTACCCCGATGTCGCGGCGATCCAGCGCCAGTTCCATCACCTGCTTCGTATCGTGCCACCATCGGGGCGTGTCATCTGGAATGGCGCCGACCGGAATCTCGCTGCAGTTCTCGGCATGGGGCTGTGGTCACAGGCGGAGACCTTCATGGTCGGCGAAGACGGCGATGGACTCTCGGCGCGTCTGTGTGGCGAGGATTACTCTGTTTTCGAAGTCGTGGCAGGCGGGGCGGTGCAGGCGCGCGTCGAGTGGCAGTTGATGGGACGGCACAATGTAGCGAATGCACTCGGTGCGATGGTGGCGGCGCGCCATGCAGGTGTGCCACTGCCGGTTGCGGCCAGGGCGCTGGCGGAATTCTCTGGCGTCAAGCGTCGCATGCAGCTGCGCGGCAGCGTTCGTGGCGTCGAGGTCTATGACGATTTCGCGCACCATCCGACCGCGATCGCGACTTCGATCGATGGTCTGCGCCGTCGCAACCGGGGCGAGCGCGTGCTTGCCGTGCTCGAGCCGCGTTCCAATACCATGCGCATGGGCGTGCACGGCACGGCACTCGCAACGGCATTGTCGGGCGCAGACGAAGTCTGGCTCTATGCGCCTGCGGATATTGGCTGGGATGTGCGCGCGGCGATGGGCACACTGGCGAGTCCGCTCAAGGTGCTGGACAATATCGATGTTCTGGCCGTGCAACTGGCAACGGCGGCACGGGCTGGCGACCGGGTGTTGATCATGAGCAATGGCGGATTCGGCGGCTTGCACGAGAAGCTGCTGGCACGACTTGGGACGGCGGAGCGGCCGTCATGA
- a CDS encoding flavin prenyltransferase UbiX: MTGVDSRRRVSVALTGASGIQYGLRLIQVLVESDCELHVMFSKAAQVVAGSETDLQLPGRAADMARHLRALYRAQDRQLRVYGEEEWTAPVASGSGAPRDMVVVPCSMSTLSGIASGASANLLERAADVVLKESGRLILVPRETPFSAIHLENMLKLARLGVTVLPANPGFYNRPQSVQDLIDFVVARVLDQLGIEQRLSRRWGREE; this comes from the coding sequence ATGACGGGCGTCGACTCGAGGCGGCGCGTCTCGGTTGCCCTCACCGGCGCCTCCGGTATCCAGTATGGATTGCGCCTGATCCAGGTGCTGGTGGAATCGGACTGTGAACTGCATGTCATGTTCAGCAAGGCCGCACAGGTCGTCGCCGGTTCCGAAACCGACCTGCAACTGCCCGGCCGTGCCGCCGACATGGCCCGCCACCTTCGCGCGCTGTATCGCGCTCAGGATAGACAGTTGCGGGTCTACGGGGAGGAGGAGTGGACCGCTCCGGTTGCCAGCGGGTCGGGTGCGCCGCGCGACATGGTCGTCGTCCCCTGCAGCATGTCGACGCTGTCGGGTATCGCGAGCGGCGCGAGTGCCAATCTGCTGGAGCGCGCCGCTGACGTGGTGTTGAAGGAGTCCGGTCGCCTCATACTGGTACCGCGGGAAACCCCGTTTTCGGCCATCCACCTCGAGAACATGCTTAAACTGGCGCGTTTGGGCGTCACCGTCCTGCCTGCCAACCCGGGCTTCTACAACCGGCCCCAAAGCGTGCAGGACCTGATCGACTTCGTCGTCGCGCGCGTGCTCGACCAGTTGGGTATCGAGCAGCGATTATCGCGCCGCTGGGGCCGTGAGGAGTGA
- a CDS encoding adenylate kinase, which translates to MHIVLLGPPGSGKGTQSQLLIERFGVPQISTGDLLRSAVARRTPVGLKAEAIMAEGKLVDDATILALVRDRLAEPDAARGFILDGFPRNIVQAEALNGLLAEIGKPIDAVLLFEVDSEQLIRRLSGRRSCATCGRVFNIHFAPPGTPPHCERCNDRPELITRPDDNEQTVRRRLSVYDTQTRPLVDYYAARGLLRRIDADAAVETVTSRVLSAIGTD; encoded by the coding sequence ATGCATATCGTTCTGTTGGGGCCGCCTGGTTCAGGCAAGGGAACCCAGTCGCAATTGCTCATCGAACGCTTCGGCGTGCCACAGATTTCCACCGGCGATCTGTTGCGTTCGGCCGTGGCGCGGCGTACGCCGGTCGGACTGAAGGCCGAGGCCATCATGGCCGAAGGCAAGCTGGTCGATGATGCGACCATCCTCGCGCTGGTACGGGACCGTCTTGCCGAGCCCGACGCAGCCAGGGGATTCATTCTCGACGGTTTTCCGCGCAACATTGTGCAGGCAGAGGCGCTCAACGGCCTGCTGGCCGAGATTGGCAAACCCATCGACGCGGTGTTGCTGTTCGAGGTTGACAGCGAGCAGCTGATCCGGCGCTTGTCCGGACGGCGCAGCTGCGCAACCTGCGGCCGCGTGTTCAACATTCATTTTGCGCCCCCCGGTACGCCGCCGCACTGCGAGCGCTGCAACGACAGGCCCGAGCTCATCACCCGGCCGGATGACAATGAGCAGACCGTGCGGCGACGCCTGTCGGTCTACGACACCCAAACCCGCCCGCTGGTCGATTACTACGCGGCACGCGGGCTGCTGCGTCGCATCGATGCCGATGCAGCGGTGGAGACAGTGACCTCGCGGGTACTGTCGGCGATCGGCACCGACTAG
- a CDS encoding 6-phosphofructokinase, producing the protein MARAKPRNAFYAQSGGVSAVINASACGVIETALKARPRIGTIFAGRHGIVGALEEDLIDLRDESRATIRGLMHTPAGAFGSARFKLKGLDKNRAEYERLIDVFRAHDIGYFFYNGGNDSMDTAHKVSQLGESLGYPITCIGVPKTVDNDLPHTDCCPGFGSVAKYVAVSTLEASLDVASMARTSTKVFILEVMGRHAGWIAAAAGLAGNKPGDAPHIILFPEVAFEQEKFLAKVRQTVMRHGYCVIAVSEGAAYGDGRFLADSGTTDAFGHKQLGGVGSVIATMVRDNLGYKYHFAIADYLQRAARHIASRVDVEQAYAVGRAAVQLALRGKNAIMPTIVRRSSRPYRWSIGHVPLEEVANKEKKLPRSYITNDGYGITAACRRYLEPLIAGEDYPPYRNGLPRYVRIQGKAVRKKLKSRFTV; encoded by the coding sequence GTGGCCAGAGCAAAACCGCGCAACGCTTTCTATGCACAGTCGGGCGGCGTGTCCGCCGTCATCAACGCCTCCGCCTGCGGAGTGATCGAAACCGCTCTCAAGGCCCGCCCGCGCATAGGCACGATCTTCGCGGGGCGCCATGGCATTGTCGGCGCCCTCGAAGAGGATTTGATCGACCTGCGCGATGAGTCACGGGCAACCATACGCGGACTGATGCACACGCCCGCAGGCGCCTTTGGCTCGGCGCGATTCAAACTGAAGGGCCTGGACAAGAATCGCGCCGAATACGAACGGCTGATCGATGTGTTTCGCGCACACGACATCGGCTATTTCTTCTACAACGGCGGCAACGACTCCATGGACACGGCGCACAAGGTGTCGCAACTCGGCGAGTCTCTCGGCTATCCGATTACCTGCATTGGCGTACCGAAGACTGTCGACAACGACCTGCCCCATACCGATTGCTGCCCCGGATTCGGCTCGGTGGCCAAATACGTCGCCGTCTCGACGCTCGAAGCCTCGCTCGACGTCGCCTCGATGGCGCGCACGTCGACCAAGGTATTCATACTCGAGGTGATGGGCAGGCACGCGGGCTGGATCGCGGCGGCGGCCGGACTTGCCGGCAACAAGCCGGGCGACGCGCCGCACATCATCCTCTTCCCCGAGGTCGCGTTCGAGCAGGAGAAGTTCCTTGCCAAGGTGCGCCAGACCGTGATGCGCCATGGCTATTGCGTGATCGCCGTTTCCGAAGGCGCCGCCTATGGCGACGGCCGCTTTCTCGCCGACTCCGGCACGACCGATGCGTTTGGACACAAGCAGCTCGGCGGTGTCGGTTCGGTCATCGCAACCATGGTGCGCGACAACCTCGGCTACAAGTATCACTTCGCAATCGCCGACTATCTCCAGCGCGCGGCACGCCATATCGCCTCGCGTGTGGATGTCGAACAAGCCTATGCCGTCGGCCGCGCGGCCGTGCAGCTCGCCTTGCGCGGCAAGAACGCCATCATGCCAACGATCGTGCGCCGCTCCTCGCGTCCCTATCGCTGGAGCATCGGCCATGTGCCACTGGAGGAAGTGGCCAACAAGGAAAAGAAACTGCCACGCAGCTACATCACCAATGACGGCTACGGCATCACGGCGGCCTGTCGACGCTATCTCGAGCCCCTGATCGCGGGCGAGGACTATCCGCCTTATCGCAACGGCTTGCCGCGCTACGTGCGCATCCAGGGCAAGGCCGTACGCAAGAAGCTGAAATCGCGCTTTACGGTGTAG
- the rnd gene encoding ribonuclease D — protein sequence MTAIITQADALGELCERLSGCERIALDTEFMRERTYRPQLCLVQLHAPALAAPALVDPLALASLEPLAQLLQATAVRKVLHAARQDLEALWPLAKPVRAVFDTQLAAALGGAPPQAGYATLVEQYLGLRLAKAHTRTDWASRPLREEQLHYAAEDVLHLLPLADALLERLQRLGRLPWLDEELETAHAGLDIVQDPDEAWRRIKGLGSLDPDRRRLAIRLAAWREREADERNRPRNWILDDAVLRAIITDPPRTAADVMALQGLGERHAGKLAPALLEIIAASALPAKLPPTPRSARPDAAFTQLVKRYAQVVRDIAAQQELAPELLATRRDLERLAQGDRDIAALRGWRAGLLGNALAAAG from the coding sequence ATGACTGCGATCATCACACAAGCCGATGCGCTCGGGGAACTTTGCGAGCGCCTGTCCGGTTGCGAGCGGATCGCGCTCGATACGGAATTCATGCGCGAACGTACCTACCGGCCGCAGTTGTGTCTGGTGCAACTGCACGCACCCGCCCTGGCAGCGCCTGCGCTCGTCGATCCGCTGGCGCTCGCCTCGCTCGAACCACTGGCGCAATTGTTGCAGGCGACAGCGGTGAGAAAGGTCCTGCACGCTGCCCGACAGGACCTCGAGGCGCTGTGGCCACTTGCGAAGCCGGTGCGCGCCGTGTTCGACACTCAGCTCGCAGCCGCGCTCGGTGGCGCACCGCCCCAGGCGGGATATGCGACCCTGGTCGAGCAGTATCTCGGGCTGCGCCTCGCCAAGGCTCATACCCGCACCGACTGGGCTTCCAGGCCGCTGCGCGAGGAGCAACTGCATTACGCTGCCGAGGACGTATTGCACTTGCTACCACTTGCGGATGCGCTGCTCGAGCGATTGCAACGCCTCGGTCGCCTGCCCTGGCTCGACGAAGAACTCGAAACTGCGCATGCCGGCCTCGACATCGTGCAGGACCCGGACGAGGCCTGGCGGCGGATCAAGGGTCTCGGGTCGCTCGATCCGGATCGCCGGCGGCTTGCAATACGCCTCGCCGCATGGCGCGAACGGGAAGCCGATGAACGCAATCGTCCGCGCAACTGGATTCTGGACGATGCCGTGTTGCGCGCCATCATTACCGATCCGCCCCGGACAGCGGCCGACGTCATGGCATTGCAGGGCCTCGGCGAGCGGCACGCCGGGAAGCTGGCGCCTGCGCTGCTGGAGATCATCGCAGCATCCGCATTGCCGGCGAAGCTGCCGCCCACGCCGCGCTCGGCCCGGCCCGATGCCGCATTCACTCAGCTCGTGAAGCGCTACGCGCAGGTCGTCCGCGACATCGCCGCGCAACAAGAGCTGGCACCGGAACTGCTGGCGACGCGCCGCGATCTGGAACGACTGGCGCAGGGCGATCGCGACATCGCTGCCCTGCGCGGCTGGCGGGCAGGGCTTCTCGGCAACGCGCTCGCCGCTGCCGGCTAG
- a CDS encoding LON peptidase substrate-binding domain-containing protein, giving the protein MTREVVTLALFPLRTVLFPGGLLPLRIFETRYVDMVRNCMREQVPFGVVLLLEGAEAGGLSCFATLGTSARIADFDPLPDGLLGISCRGERKFRVLRHWRAADLLNMGEVEWLGDEPSESLPQRHALLRGLLEQAMAKVGQHYDNWEQQLDDASWIGYRLSELMSLPVEERQRSLELADPIERIDWLAPMLDTAADPS; this is encoded by the coding sequence ATGACGCGCGAGGTCGTAACGCTCGCGCTTTTTCCGCTACGCACCGTATTGTTCCCTGGTGGCCTGCTGCCGCTGCGAATTTTCGAGACACGCTACGTCGACATGGTTCGCAACTGCATGCGCGAGCAGGTGCCTTTCGGTGTCGTGCTCCTGCTCGAGGGCGCTGAAGCCGGCGGCCTCAGCTGCTTCGCAACACTCGGCACCTCGGCGCGTATCGCCGATTTCGACCCGTTGCCGGATGGCCTCCTCGGGATCAGCTGCCGGGGCGAGCGCAAATTCCGTGTTCTGCGCCATTGGCGGGCCGCCGATTTGCTCAATATGGGCGAGGTCGAATGGCTCGGCGATGAACCGAGCGAGTCGCTGCCGCAGCGTCACGCACTATTGCGTGGATTGCTCGAGCAGGCCATGGCCAAGGTAGGGCAGCACTACGACAACTGGGAGCAGCAACTCGACGATGCCAGCTGGATCGGCTATCGACTGTCGGAGCTCATGTCACTGCCCGTCGAGGAACGTCAGCGCAGCCTCGAGTTGGCTGATCCGATCGAGCGCATCGATTGGCTCGCGCCGATGCTCGACACCGCTGCCGACCCATCCTGA